AGGGTGTTCTCCTGTTGCCTGCGCTCGACCTTGACGAGTTGCTGGCGCTACGGGTATCATATGAAACGCGCAAGCGTCAGGCAGGGGGTCACGATGTGCCTTGGCCGGCCCGAATCTCTACTGGCCTTCTGTAGCCCGATATGATGCCCTTGTACGGCAAGCGCGACAGCCAATCCTTTTGCCTTGTATCTTTGTAATGCCAGCCAAGCACCGGCTGACCAGTGGTCAATGTGCTCTGCTTCCCCTCGCAGACGTTGCTGAAACAGCTCGCCGTACTTGCCAAAGTCATGCAGTAGCCCGGCCAGGTAAGCTTCTTCTTTTCCCTCGAATGACTCCGCAAACTCGGCCGCGCGTTCGGCCACTGACTGTAGGTGGTCAACAAGTTCGTCAGTTCTGCTGCCGTCGTTACTTGGGCTATGCGCCAGAAATCGCCAAGTTGTGCCGTGCATTTTGTAGTCCTTC
This genomic interval from candidate division WOR-3 bacterium contains the following:
- a CDS encoding CRISPR-associated endonuclease Cas3'', with translation MHGTTWRFLAHSPSNDGSRTDELVDHLQSVAERAAEFAESFEGKEEAYLAGLLHDFGKYGELFQQRLRGEAEHIDHWSAGAWLALQRYKAKGLAVALAVQGHHIGLQKASRDSGRPRHIVTPCLTLARFI